The proteins below come from a single Bacteroidales bacterium genomic window:
- the purE gene encoding 5-(carboxyamino)imidazole ribonucleotide mutase yields MQPKVSIIMGSVSDMKVMEKAAKTLDEFEIPFEINALSAHRTPEEVEKFAKNAHGRGIKVIIAAAGMAAHLPGVVAAMTPIPVIGVPISATLDGMDSLLAIVQMPPGIPVATVGIDASQNAALLAVQILSVTDNELYKRFTEYKSALKSKIVEANKQLSEIKFKFKVN; encoded by the coding sequence ATGCAACCAAAAGTAAGTATAATTATGGGTAGTGTTTCCGATATGAAAGTGATGGAAAAGGCTGCCAAAACTTTGGATGAGTTTGAAATTCCTTTTGAGATAAATGCTCTTTCAGCACATCGCACACCCGAAGAGGTTGAAAAGTTTGCCAAAAACGCCCACGGCCGTGGGATAAAAGTGATAATTGCGGCAGCAGGCATGGCGGCACATTTGCCAGGTGTTGTTGCAGCTATGACACCGATTCCTGTAATTGGAGTTCCGATAAGTGCGACATTAGATGGCATGGATTCATTGTTGGCGATAGTCCAAATGCCTCCGGGAATTCCTGTTGCTACTGTTGGTATTGATGCTTCGCAAAATGCTGCTTTATTGGCTGTTCAGATACTTTCAGTAACCGACAACGAACTGTATAAACGCTTTACTGAATATAAATCTGCGTTGAAATCGAAAATTGTCGAAGCTAACAAACAGTTGTCAGAAATAAAGTTCAAGTTTAAGGTAAATTGA
- the hpt gene encoding hypoxanthine phosphoribosyltransferase has product MNMINVFDKKFSLYISQADILKRVDVLATQISNELSGKDIIFLGILNGSFMFTSDLMKRINMPCQITFLKLASYQGTSTSGNVKRLIGLNEDIAGKTVVVIEDIVDTGTTLEQIRKQLIGYEPAEVKYATLLYKPQAYKGNIKLDYVGFEIPDKFVVGYGLDYSGFGRNYPDIYAVSE; this is encoded by the coding sequence TTGAATATGATTAATGTTTTTGACAAAAAGTTTAGCCTTTACATATCGCAGGCAGACATTCTCAAACGTGTTGATGTTTTAGCCACACAAATCAGCAACGAATTATCAGGAAAAGATATTATCTTTTTAGGGATTCTGAACGGCAGTTTTATGTTTACTTCCGATTTAATGAAGAGAATAAACATGCCGTGTCAAATAACGTTTCTTAAATTGGCATCATATCAAGGAACCAGCACTAGTGGCAATGTAAAACGATTAATTGGTCTTAACGAAGATATTGCGGGAAAAACCGTTGTGGTTATTGAAGATATTGTTGATACAGGAACAACACTCGAACAAATCCGTAAACAGCTTATCGGGTACGAACCTGCCGAGGTTAAATATGCAACTCTTTTATACAAACCTCAAGCTTACAAAGGAAATATAAAACTCGATTATGTGGGATTTGAAATTCCCGATAAATTTGTTGTAGGCTATGGACTTGATTACAGCGGATTTGGGCGTAACTACCCCGATATTTACGCTGTTTCAGAATAG
- the obgE gene encoding GTPase ObgE, with amino-acid sequence MSDSNFVDYIRIFCKSGNGGRGSTHLRREKFVPKGGPDGGDGGRGGHIILRGNRNMWTLLHLRYKKHIRAGHGESGSKQLSTGADGEDVYIEVPLGTVVRSEDTGEIIAEITEHGEETIMLRGGRGGLGNNHFKSPTMRTPRFAQPGEPGIEGWFTLELKILADIGLVGFPNAGKSTLLSVISAAKPKIADYEFTTLTPNLGIVEYRDDLSFVMADIPGIIEGASEGKGLGLRFLRHIERNSALLFVIPADNADIKNEYNILLNELKQYNPELLDKNRMLAITKTDLIDDELKREMEKDLPDIPHVFISSVTNQNLTELKDMIWENLHQKAD; translated from the coding sequence ATGTCGGATTCAAATTTTGTAGATTATATACGCATTTTCTGTAAATCAGGCAACGGAGGACGTGGTTCAACGCACCTACGTCGAGAGAAATTTGTGCCAAAAGGCGGTCCTGATGGAGGCGATGGAGGACGAGGCGGACATATAATTCTTCGTGGCAATAGAAACATGTGGACACTGCTGCACTTACGTTATAAAAAACATATCCGTGCCGGTCATGGCGAATCTGGAAGTAAACAACTAAGCACCGGAGCCGATGGCGAAGATGTTTATATTGAAGTTCCATTGGGCACGGTTGTTCGTAGCGAAGATACAGGAGAAATAATAGCCGAAATTACCGAACATGGAGAAGAGACAATTATGCTTCGTGGTGGCAGAGGAGGTTTGGGCAACAACCATTTTAAATCGCCAACCATGCGCACACCACGTTTTGCACAGCCTGGAGAACCCGGTATTGAGGGCTGGTTCACTTTAGAACTCAAAATATTGGCTGATATTGGTTTAGTTGGTTTCCCAAATGCTGGGAAAAGCACACTATTGTCTGTTATATCGGCTGCGAAACCCAAAATTGCCGACTACGAATTTACCACCCTTACGCCAAACTTGGGTATTGTTGAGTATCGTGACGACTTGTCATTTGTAATGGCTGATATTCCCGGAATTATTGAGGGAGCCAGCGAAGGGAAAGGTTTAGGACTACGTTTTTTAAGGCATATTGAACGCAACTCAGCCTTACTGTTCGTTATCCCTGCCGACAATGCTGATATCAAAAATGAATACAATATTTTACTAAACGAGTTAAAGCAATACAATCCAGAACTGTTGGATAAAAACAGAATGCTAGCCATAACAAAAACCGATTTAATTGATGATGAGCTGAAAAGAGAGATGGAAAAAGATTTGCCAGATATACCCCATGTATTTATTTCATCGGTTACAAATCAAAATCTGACTGAACTGAAAGATATGATTTGGGAAAATTTACACCAAAAGGCTGATTAA
- a CDS encoding phosphatase PAP2 family protein: protein MIVQADEKLFLFLNGLHCEVLDFLMWHISGKYIWIVLYAILLYAIIKKYKLQGLFFVLGIVLTIIATDQISVLIKNSVERFRPTHNPDFGHLVHVVRNYRGGDYGFISSHAANCFGLATFIALIFQKRWITVSMLFWAALVSYSRIYLGVHYPGDVICGGILGVIVAYLMFLGTRYLLRLKKSD from the coding sequence ATGATTGTTCAAGCAGACGAAAAACTTTTTCTGTTTCTCAACGGTTTACACTGCGAAGTCCTAGATTTTCTGATGTGGCATATCAGCGGAAAGTATATTTGGATAGTATTATATGCTATTTTATTATACGCAATTATAAAAAAATACAAACTACAAGGGCTATTTTTTGTTTTGGGCATTGTCCTAACTATTATTGCAACCGATCAAATAAGTGTCTTGATTAAAAACAGTGTCGAACGGTTTAGACCAACTCACAATCCCGATTTTGGACATTTAGTACACGTAGTACGCAATTATCGCGGTGGAGACTACGGATTTATCTCATCTCACGCCGCCAACTGCTTTGGTTTGGCAACTTTTATTGCCCTTATTTTTCAAAAACGCTGGATAACAGTATCAATGCTTTTTTGGGCAGCATTAGTCTCCTACAGTCGCATATATCTGGGGGTGCATTATCCCGGTGATGTTATCTGTGGTGGGATTTTAGGGGTTATTGTAGCTTACTTAATGTTTTTAGGAACACGATATTTATTAAGACTTAAAAAGAGTGATTAA